The Solicola gregarius DNA window GTCCGGCGCCGCGCCGGTCGTCAAGCGTCGGCTCGAACGGCGCGGGGTGCGTTGGCGCACCGAAGGGTCGGCAGGATTCTTCCGCGAGCCGTCGCGAAAGGCGCCGTACGACCTGATGCTCAATCTGGCAAAGGCGGTCGCGAAATTCTACGACGTCGAGCAGCCCGCGGACTACCTGCCGTTCTCGGATGCGCCGCTGCGGCGCGGCACCCCCGTCGACCGGTTCAGCGTGTCGTTCTCGTCGGTGAGTACGACCCGCTGGAGGCCGTACGGCGACGGCTGGGTGCGGGCCAATGCTCCGGTCGAGTCTGCCGACGACTTCGCCGCCGACAACGTGCTGGTGATCAAGGCCCGGACGCACAATGCCGACTACGTCGACCCGGGCGGCAACCCGGTTCCGGTGACCGAGTTCCGGGGCACGGGCAAGGCGATGCTGTTCGCGGACGGGAAGATGGCCAGAGCTCGCTGGCACAAAGACGGTTACAAGGCTCCACTCACCCTGCGCAACCGCCATGGCAGGAAGCTGAGCGTGCCCGCAGGTCAAACGTTCATCGAGTTGATCCCCCGCAAACGAGGCTCCGTACACCTACCCTGACCACCGGAAGGCACGCGCGATGGAGCGCTCGCGCTCAGAACCAAGGGGCCGGGCAGCATCAGTCGGTGCCGAACGGCCGGAGACGTCCCCATGTCTCCGGCCGTTCCTGCTTCCTCAGTTGAGCTGCGGCTCTCCCGCGGTGCACTCGCCGCCCCAGCGGTGGTAGTTGCCGCGATCGTCGGCCGCCTTGGTGGCGCCGCTCTCGTGCGAGCTGCCCTTCGCCCCGCGGTGGATGCACAGCGTGACCGCATCCGGCGAGGTGTACGAGTCGTAGATACGCACGTGGTCAGCACCGGGCTGGTAGTAGCCGTTGTTGCGCCACCAGTTGTCGTCGTTGACCATCGACGGCGGCCACGCGTCGTTACCCACTGCGCGGAAGCGCGTGATCTGCGAGCCGTCCGTGCCGTCCCAGACACAGAACC harbors:
- a CDS encoding DUF3048 domain-containing protein, coding for MSRQAGVMISVTSTHPVRVRAMVVLLTCVALSSMGLSGAAESRAAVRDDAASPGGQAGDDHGKRVVTSPLTGLPVAGDGLGKPVSVVKVDNTSHSRPQVGLDRAGLVVEELVEGGLTRLAAFYHSDYPEVVGPVRSMRLTDSGIVLPAEGPLFASGAAPVVKRRLERRGVRWRTEGSAGFFREPSRKAPYDLMLNLAKAVAKFYDVEQPADYLPFSDAPLRRGTPVDRFSVSFSSVSTTRWRPYGDGWVRANAPVESADDFAADNVLVIKARTHNADYVDPGGNPVPVTEFRGTGKAMLFADGKMARARWHKDGYKAPLTLRNRHGRKLSVPAGQTFIELIPRKRGSVHLP